The Hymenobacter sp. GOD-10R genome includes a window with the following:
- the thrA gene encoding bifunctional aspartate kinase/homoserine dehydrogenase I, with the protein MQVLKFGGTSVANAENINKVVQVVEAATQKDTTVVVVSALGGITDALIEAGTLAAAGQESYKEKLRLIEERHLETVKALIPVANQSAALSLVKKKCNELEGICDGVFLLGELSTRTLDRIMSFGEYVSSSLVAARLQALGIAHQWKNSCELIRTNSRFGFAEVDLATTYAQIADYVATTAQPLYVVPGFIASDGAGTTTTLGRGGSDYSAALFAAALNASSLEIWTDVSGMMTADPRLVSTARPISHISYQEAMELSHFGAKVLYPPTIHPVMHRGIPLWIKNTFAPDDYGTLVEVTPPPSQNVVRGISSMGNLALLSLEGSGMVGIPGFSKRLFEALSRELVNVVLITQSSSEHSISVAISALDADRAQTAANNEFAPEIAVHKLEPIHLERDLAIVAVVGENMKNHPGISGRKFAALGTNGVNIRAIAQGSSERNISTVIRASDVRKAINVLHEAFFETVYKQVNLFIVGIGNVGSKLLEQLAQQEAYLLEKLRLQVRVVAIANSKHFVANDEGLDLATWSTALADGEIMHLNEFVEMVRTKNLRNSIFVDVTASGEVAKTYAAVLEKSVSVVACNKVACSSPYASYANLKALARGYNAAFLFETNVGAGLPVIGTLNDLLRSGDVVHRIEAVLSGTLNFVFNNYDGTIPFADVVRRAQQEGYTEPDPRLDLGGTDVARKILILAREAGQVMEMDDITNESFLPASCMEGTVPEFYEQLAVHEAHFRRLYDEASADGKKLKFVARYADGKASVGLQHVGPDSDFYQLQGKDNVVLFYTNRYPEQPLVVKGAGAGADVTAAGVFADVMRAARI; encoded by the coding sequence ATGCAGGTTTTAAAATTTGGGGGCACATCGGTTGCCAACGCAGAGAATATCAATAAAGTAGTACAGGTAGTAGAAGCCGCAACTCAGAAAGACACCACCGTCGTTGTAGTTTCCGCCCTAGGTGGTATTACGGATGCCCTGATTGAAGCCGGCACCCTAGCTGCCGCCGGGCAAGAATCTTACAAAGAAAAACTCCGCCTTATCGAGGAACGCCACCTCGAAACAGTGAAAGCGCTGATTCCGGTAGCTAATCAAAGCGCCGCGCTCAGTTTGGTCAAGAAGAAGTGCAACGAGCTGGAAGGCATCTGCGACGGCGTGTTTCTGCTGGGCGAGCTTTCTACCCGTACCCTCGACCGCATCATGAGCTTCGGCGAATACGTGTCGTCGTCGCTAGTGGCAGCTCGCTTGCAAGCCCTTGGCATTGCGCATCAATGGAAGAACAGCTGCGAGCTGATTCGCACCAACAGCCGCTTTGGTTTTGCGGAGGTCGACCTAGCTACTACCTACGCCCAAATTGCCGATTACGTAGCCACCACGGCACAACCGTTGTACGTTGTGCCTGGTTTTATTGCTTCCGACGGCGCAGGCACTACCACGACCCTAGGTCGGGGCGGCTCCGACTACAGCGCGGCCCTGTTTGCGGCGGCGCTGAATGCTAGCTCCCTGGAAATCTGGACGGACGTCAGCGGCATGATGACGGCCGACCCCCGCCTCGTATCCACGGCCCGCCCGATTTCGCATATTTCCTACCAAGAAGCCATGGAGCTTTCGCACTTCGGTGCGAAGGTGCTATACCCGCCCACCATCCATCCGGTGATGCACCGCGGCATTCCACTCTGGATCAAAAACACTTTTGCACCAGACGATTACGGCACGCTGGTAGAGGTAACCCCGCCCCCGAGCCAGAACGTGGTGCGCGGCATTTCGAGTATGGGCAACCTAGCTTTACTGAGCTTGGAAGGCAGCGGTATGGTGGGTATCCCTGGCTTCTCGAAGCGCTTGTTTGAGGCGTTGTCGCGGGAGCTCGTCAACGTGGTATTGATCACGCAAAGCTCCTCGGAGCACTCGATTTCGGTGGCCATCAGCGCCCTCGATGCGGACCGCGCCCAGACAGCTGCGAACAATGAATTCGCGCCCGAAATTGCGGTGCACAAGCTAGAGCCTATACACTTGGAGCGCGACCTAGCTATTGTGGCAGTAGTTGGCGAAAACATGAAGAATCACCCTGGTATCAGCGGCCGGAAATTTGCCGCCCTTGGTACCAACGGCGTGAATATCAGAGCCATTGCCCAGGGCTCCTCGGAGCGCAACATCTCGACGGTAATCCGCGCGAGCGACGTACGCAAGGCCATCAACGTGCTGCACGAGGCCTTTTTCGAAACGGTTTATAAGCAGGTCAACCTGTTCATTGTTGGTATCGGCAACGTGGGCAGCAAGCTGCTCGAACAGCTCGCGCAGCAGGAAGCTTACCTGCTCGAAAAGCTGCGCTTGCAGGTGCGGGTGGTAGCCATTGCCAACAGCAAGCACTTTGTAGCCAATGATGAAGGTCTCGACCTAGCTACTTGGTCGACGGCTTTGGCTGATGGCGAAATCATGCACCTCAACGAGTTCGTAGAGATGGTGCGCACCAAGAACTTGCGTAACAGCATTTTCGTGGACGTGACAGCCAGCGGGGAAGTAGCCAAAACCTACGCGGCCGTGCTGGAGAAAAGTGTATCGGTGGTGGCTTGCAACAAGGTAGCGTGCTCCTCGCCCTACGCCTCGTACGCCAATTTAAAGGCGCTGGCGCGTGGTTACAATGCGGCTTTCCTGTTTGAAACCAACGTAGGCGCTGGCTTGCCCGTTATCGGAACGCTGAACGATTTGTTGCGCAGCGGCGACGTAGTGCACCGCATCGAAGCGGTGCTGTCGGGCACGCTCAACTTCGTATTCAACAACTACGACGGCACCATTCCATTTGCCGATGTAGTGCGCCGTGCCCAACAGGAAGGCTACACGGAGCCCGATCCGCGCCTCGACCTAGGTGGCACCGACGTGGCTCGCAAGATCTTGATTCTGGCGCGCGAAGCCGGCCAAGTAATGGAGATGGACGACATCACCAACGAAAGCTTCCTGCCTGCGTCTTGCATGGAAGGCACCGTGCCTGAGTTTTACGAGCAGCTGGCCGTGCACGAGGCCCACTTTCGCCGCCTCTATGATGAAGCTAGCGCAGATGGCAAGAAGCTCAAGTTTGTGGCGCGCTACGCTGATGGGAAAGCATCGGTAGGCCTCCAACACGTAGGCCCCGACAGCGACTTCTACCAGCTGCAAGGCAAAGACAATGTGGTGCTCTTCTACACGAACCGCTACCCCGAGCAGCCACTCGTGGTGAAAGGAGCTGGTGCTGGTGCCGACGTGACGGCCGCCGGCGTATTTGCCGACGTAATGCGCGCCGCGCGGATTTAA
- the prfA gene encoding peptide chain release factor 1: MLDKLEAIRQRYEDVNEQLMQPEAMSDMKRYKALNKEYKDLGKIVTEYRNYQQVLSNIEGAREVIATEKDEDFREMAKAELDELVPEQERLEAVIKDLLIPKDPNDSKDVIMEIRAGAGGDEAAIFAGDLQRMYMRYAEKHGLRMDLIDATEGTSGGYKEIVLSLKGEDVYGKLKFESGVHRVQRVPATETQGRIHTSVASIVVMPEAEELDIQLDMNDIRKDLFMSSGPGGQSVNTTYSAVRLTHIPTGLVAQCQDQKSQLKNFDKALQVLRSRIYEIELAKKNEAEGAQRKSMIGGGDRSDKIRTYNYPQGRVTDHRIGLTVYNLANVMDGNIDDFVEQLRIAESAERLKEGVV, from the coding sequence ATGCTAGATAAACTGGAGGCCATTCGCCAGCGCTACGAAGATGTAAACGAACAGCTCATGCAGCCCGAGGCGATGAGTGACATGAAGCGCTATAAGGCCCTCAATAAAGAATACAAAGACCTCGGCAAGATCGTAACCGAGTATCGCAATTATCAACAGGTACTCTCCAACATCGAGGGTGCTCGCGAAGTCATTGCGACGGAAAAAGACGAAGACTTCCGCGAGATGGCAAAGGCCGAGCTCGACGAGTTGGTGCCCGAGCAAGAGCGTTTGGAAGCCGTTATCAAAGACCTGCTGATCCCGAAAGACCCCAACGATTCTAAGGATGTAATCATGGAAATCCGGGCTGGGGCCGGTGGCGACGAGGCTGCTATTTTTGCCGGCGACTTGCAGCGCATGTATATGCGCTACGCTGAAAAGCACGGCCTGCGCATGGATCTGATTGATGCAACGGAGGGCACCTCAGGCGGCTACAAGGAAATTGTGTTGTCGCTGAAGGGGGAGGACGTGTATGGTAAACTTAAGTTTGAGTCGGGTGTGCACCGCGTACAGCGCGTGCCAGCAACTGAAACCCAAGGCCGTATTCATACCTCGGTAGCCTCTATCGTGGTAATGCCAGAGGCAGAAGAGCTAGACATACAATTGGATATGAACGACATCCGTAAGGATCTGTTCATGTCGTCGGGCCCTGGTGGTCAGTCCGTAAACACGACGTATTCGGCCGTGCGCCTCACGCACATCCCAACGGGCCTTGTGGCGCAGTGCCAGGACCAGAAATCGCAGCTCAAGAACTTTGACAAGGCGCTGCAAGTGCTCCGCTCACGTATCTACGAAATTGAGCTAGCCAAGAAAAACGAAGCTGAAGGCGCGCAGCGCAAGAGCATGATCGGCGGCGGCGACCGTTCGGATAAAATCCGCACCTACAACTATCCCCAAGGTCGGGTAACGGACCATCGCATTGGTCTGACCGTTTATAACCTAGCCAACGTGATGGACGGCAACATCGACGATTTCGTGGAGCAACTCCGCATCGCCGAAAGCGCCGAGCGTTTGAAGGAAGGTGTCGTGTAA